From a single Paenibacillus sp. FSL R5-0345 genomic region:
- a CDS encoding adenylosuccinate synthase, giving the protein MSTVVVVGTQWGDEGKGKITDFLAESADVVARYQGGNNAGHTILIDGEKFKLSLIPSGVFYKEKTCVIGNGMVINPAALIQEINYIHENGFDTKNLVISDRAHVIMPYHMVLDALEEDRKGPNKIGTTRKGIGPCYMDKAARNGIRIADLMDAEEFELRLRHLMEEKNQVITQVYGAEALNVEEILTQYLEYAEVLRNYVTDTSVILNEAIDADRKVLFEGAQGVMLDIDQGTYPFVTSSNPSAGGVCIGSGVGPSKIKQVIGVAKAYTTRVGDGPFPTELNDATGDYIRETGHEYGTVTGRARRVGWFDSVVVSHARRVSGITGLSLNSLDVLSGLETVKICTGYKYRGEVITHYPASLKMLAECEAVYEELPGWSEDITSAKTLDDLPANTRRYVERVSELTGIPIAIFSVGRNREQTNQVIPIYI; this is encoded by the coding sequence ATGTCAACGGTAGTCGTCGTGGGAACACAATGGGGAGACGAAGGTAAAGGGAAAATCACTGACTTTCTAGCGGAAAGTGCAGATGTGGTTGCCCGTTATCAAGGGGGCAATAATGCCGGTCACACGATTCTGATTGACGGTGAGAAGTTTAAGCTCAGCTTAATCCCTTCTGGTGTATTTTATAAAGAAAAGACTTGTGTAATTGGTAACGGGATGGTTATTAATCCAGCTGCCTTGATCCAAGAAATTAATTATATTCACGAGAACGGTTTTGACACTAAGAACTTAGTGATCAGCGACCGGGCTCACGTTATTATGCCTTATCACATGGTACTGGATGCTCTAGAAGAAGACCGCAAGGGTCCGAATAAGATTGGTACAACACGCAAAGGTATCGGTCCTTGTTACATGGATAAGGCTGCGCGTAACGGTATCCGTATTGCTGACCTGATGGACGCTGAGGAATTCGAATTGAGACTCCGTCACTTAATGGAAGAGAAGAACCAAGTGATTACTCAAGTATATGGCGCGGAAGCTCTTAATGTTGAAGAGATCCTGACCCAGTACCTAGAATATGCGGAAGTACTGCGTAACTATGTGACAGACACGTCGGTTATTCTTAATGAAGCTATTGATGCAGACCGCAAAGTATTGTTTGAAGGTGCACAAGGGGTAATGCTTGATATCGATCAAGGTACGTATCCATTTGTAACTTCTTCTAACCCATCTGCAGGTGGAGTATGCATAGGTTCTGGCGTTGGACCTTCCAAGATTAAACAAGTTATCGGGGTTGCTAAAGCCTACACCACTCGTGTTGGAGATGGCCCGTTCCCTACAGAACTGAATGATGCAACTGGAGACTATATCCGTGAAACGGGTCATGAATATGGCACAGTTACTGGACGTGCTCGCCGTGTAGGTTGGTTCGACAGTGTTGTTGTAAGTCACGCTCGTCGTGTAAGTGGAATTACAGGCTTGTCTCTTAACTCGCTGGATGTACTCAGCGGACTTGAGACTGTGAAGATCTGCACAGGCTACAAATACCGTGGTGAAGTAATCACGCATTACCCAGCTAGCCTTAAGATGCTGGCAGAGTGTGAAGCGGTATACGAGGAGCTTCCAGGTTGGAGTGAAGATATTACTTCTGCAAAAACATTGGACGATCTGCCAGCCAATACACGCAGATATGTTGAGCGTGTGTCTGAGCTTACAGGAATTCCGATTGCCATCTTCTCAGTAGGCCGTAACCGTGAGCAGACGAATCAAGTAATACCAATTTATATCTAA
- a CDS encoding LCP family protein — protein MKKIKKRYIALIVLVVIIAGGFLFRNSLAVLAFDLFLSDRVETKLKEESYQPLKDDNKVKPEPVVYKSDPFSIMLLGTDQRENETARSDTMMYAVVRPEDYKILLISIPRDTYTEIIGHKDNKKDKITHAYAFGGQQMAKDSLEALLGHDIQYYATINFQGLKDAVDAIGGVPLPIKKDIVNKGKDHEKFTIEAGKSLYNGQEALNYTRYREDSDFNRTKRQQVFIDVVANKMLSISQIGNIPKLLDIMGDNFKTDIEPSMIISLAKKFMGGKGMDISSFTVMGEGKRMDGIYYDIVDEEDLSEAKAMIDNWMNAATPIDQLIEPGKASNALEPKATAVTQ, from the coding sequence ATGAAAAAAATAAAGAAAAGATATATCGCCCTCATCGTTCTTGTTGTTATTATAGCGGGAGGCTTTCTGTTTCGTAATTCCTTGGCTGTATTAGCCTTCGACCTCTTTTTGTCTGATCGGGTTGAAACTAAGCTAAAGGAAGAATCTTACCAGCCACTTAAGGATGATAACAAGGTTAAGCCAGAACCGGTTGTGTACAAAAGCGATCCGTTCTCAATTATGCTGCTAGGTACCGATCAACGCGAAAATGAAACCGCACGTTCGGATACCATGATGTACGCTGTTGTTCGCCCAGAGGATTATAAGATCCTGCTTATTTCTATTCCGCGTGATACGTATACGGAAATTATAGGCCATAAGGATAATAAAAAGGATAAGATTACACATGCCTATGCTTTTGGGGGGCAACAAATGGCCAAGGATTCTCTAGAAGCGCTGCTTGGTCATGATATTCAATATTATGCCACAATCAACTTCCAAGGACTCAAGGATGCTGTAGATGCTATTGGAGGCGTTCCACTGCCGATTAAGAAAGACATTGTGAACAAAGGTAAGGATCATGAAAAGTTTACAATTGAAGCTGGAAAATCGCTTTATAACGGACAAGAAGCGCTGAATTATACGCGTTATCGTGAGGATAGTGACTTTAACCGCACCAAGCGCCAACAAGTTTTTATTGATGTTGTGGCTAATAAAATGTTATCGATCAGCCAAATTGGCAACATTCCAAAACTGCTTGATATTATGGGGGATAACTTCAAGACCGATATAGAGCCTTCGATGATTATTAGCCTAGCTAAGAAATTCATGGGCGGAAAAGGGATGGATATCTCCAGCTTCACAGTTATGGGCGAAGGTAAACGTATGGATGGTATTTATTATGATATCGTTGATGAAGAGGATCTGAGCGAAGCTAAGGCGATGATTGACAACTGGATGAATGCAGCAACACCTATAGATCAACTAATCGAACCTGGAAAAGCAAGTAATGCACTGGAACCTAAAGCAACGGCAGTTACGCAATAA
- a CDS encoding DHH family phosphoesterase, with protein MPKFLQRRWHGYHTVWAFMLLLALIIIVSIYNWALGVVSLFLAGTLCFYMLKTEITFRRNLVEYINGLTFRIKRVEGEAVSMLPLGIILFSEDRTVEWNNRYAGDVFARKSLVGEPLQELLPDMQSFFTTNVTGKRDVLKEGVLHDTRLELTVDERYYQAVIIPSERILYMYDITELVVLRERYEDEKLAIGIVMMDNLDESAQGMDDQQRTSLIAKVASEITEWSKQFDVYLRRLSSERYLMLLNHRSLQALEESRFVILDEIREMTADLKVPMTLSIGMAFGADSASELGALAQSSLDMALGRGGDQAAVKAGQRLSFYGGKSNAAEKRTRVRARVIAHALRDLMQESDRVLILGHRTPDIDAVGAAIGLLRAAQMYNVEASIVMETPNPSITNMMEQIRKDDELFKSFITTEQSLQVMTEHTLLIVVDTHKASMTMEPRLVQYASRIVVVDHHRRGEEFINDAVLVYLEPYASSTCELVTELLQYIHEKVKISPLDATMLLAGITVDTKHFALHTGSRTFEAAGFLRRNGADTVLIQRMLKEDLQEYISKAEIIKHARMIYDQIALVVTAPGMKIPQLLIAQTADTLLGMTNVVASFVISERPDGLISISARSLGRMNVQVVMEKMGGGGHLSNAAVQLEGTCKEAEARLLKVLAEIESKEGLFE; from the coding sequence ATGCCTAAATTTCTGCAAAGACGCTGGCACGGCTATCATACCGTATGGGCGTTCATGCTGCTGTTGGCCCTTATTATAATTGTTAGTATTTATAATTGGGCACTAGGGGTCGTTAGCCTGTTTCTGGCAGGTACATTATGCTTCTATATGCTGAAGACGGAGATTACGTTCCGCCGTAATTTGGTGGAATATATAAATGGATTAACTTTTCGTATTAAGCGGGTGGAGGGAGAAGCAGTTAGCATGCTGCCCCTCGGAATCATTCTGTTTAGCGAGGATCGAACAGTAGAATGGAATAACCGCTATGCCGGTGATGTTTTTGCACGCAAGTCTTTAGTTGGTGAACCACTGCAGGAATTACTGCCAGATATGCAGTCTTTTTTTACGACGAATGTAACAGGAAAACGGGATGTCCTCAAAGAAGGTGTATTGCACGACACTCGCCTTGAGCTCACTGTGGATGAACGATATTATCAAGCCGTAATTATTCCAAGTGAACGTATTCTATACATGTATGACATTACTGAGCTTGTGGTGCTACGTGAACGTTATGAGGATGAGAAGCTGGCGATCGGTATAGTGATGATGGATAATCTAGATGAATCTGCTCAAGGAATGGATGATCAACAGCGTACTTCTCTGATTGCTAAGGTAGCAAGTGAGATCACCGAATGGAGTAAACAGTTTGATGTTTACCTGCGTCGTCTGTCTTCTGAACGTTATCTAATGCTGCTTAATCATCGTAGCCTGCAAGCGCTGGAAGAAAGTCGATTCGTTATTCTCGATGAGATTAGGGAAATGACCGCCGACCTTAAGGTTCCCATGACACTGAGTATTGGCATGGCATTTGGAGCAGACTCTGCAAGCGAGCTAGGCGCTCTGGCGCAATCCAGTCTGGATATGGCGCTCGGCAGAGGTGGAGATCAGGCTGCTGTAAAAGCAGGTCAGAGGTTATCTTTCTACGGTGGAAAGAGTAATGCCGCCGAGAAGCGCACACGAGTGCGTGCAAGAGTCATTGCACATGCGCTGCGTGATCTGATGCAGGAGAGCGACCGTGTGCTGATCCTTGGGCACCGGACTCCAGATATCGATGCTGTTGGCGCTGCGATTGGCCTTCTAAGGGCCGCACAGATGTATAATGTAGAGGCCAGCATTGTGATGGAAACTCCTAATCCTTCCATAACGAACATGATGGAGCAGATTCGGAAAGATGATGAGTTGTTTAAGTCATTCATCACAACGGAGCAATCCTTACAAGTAATGACGGAGCATACATTGCTTATTGTTGTGGACACCCATAAGGCGTCAATGACAATGGAACCGCGGCTTGTGCAATATGCCAGTAGAATTGTTGTGGTGGATCATCACCGTAGAGGTGAAGAGTTCATCAACGATGCTGTATTAGTCTATTTAGAGCCTTATGCTTCATCAACCTGTGAGCTAGTGACAGAGTTGCTTCAATATATCCATGAGAAGGTAAAGATTAGTCCATTGGATGCTACAATGCTCTTAGCGGGAATTACTGTAGATACGAAGCACTTTGCACTGCATACGGGCTCCCGTACATTTGAAGCTGCAGGATTTCTGCGCCGAAATGGTGCGGATACCGTTCTTATTCAGCGTATGCTGAAGGAGGACTTACAGGAGTATATTTCAAAAGCCGAAATTATCAAGCATGCGCGTATGATTTATGATCAAATCGCATTGGTGGTTACGGCACCAGGTATGAAGATTCCGCAGCTGCTTATCGCTCAGACAGCGGATACGCTGCTTGGAATGACGAACGTAGTCGCTTCATTTGTCATTAGTGAGCGACCAGACGGCCTGATAAGCATTAGTGCTCGATCACTTGGGCGTATGAATGTACAGGTCGTGATGGAAAAAATGGGTGGCGGTGGGCATCTATCGAACGCCGCGGTACAGCTAGAAGGAACATGTAAAGAAGCAGAAGCCAGACTGCTGAAAGTGCTGGCTGAAATCGAATCGAAAGAGGGTTTATTCGAATGA
- the rplI gene encoding 50S ribosomal protein L9, which yields MKVIFIKDVKGQGKKGQVKEVSEGYASNFLLPRGLVRPATEGNVKTLENQAAAEQRRKDNEKEEAQQLGKKIDELTLTMKAKAGEGGRLFGAITSKQIAETLASTQGISIDKRKIELGEPIRHLGVFQVSIKLHTEVKATLKVQVTEE from the coding sequence ATGAAGGTCATTTTCATAAAAGATGTTAAGGGTCAAGGTAAAAAAGGTCAGGTTAAAGAGGTATCCGAAGGTTATGCTTCGAACTTCCTATTACCACGTGGATTAGTTCGTCCGGCAACGGAAGGCAATGTGAAGACGCTTGAGAATCAAGCAGCTGCTGAACAACGCCGTAAAGATAACGAAAAAGAAGAAGCTCAGCAACTGGGCAAGAAAATAGATGAGCTTACCCTTACTATGAAGGCAAAAGCAGGTGAAGGCGGCCGTCTATTCGGCGCAATCACGAGTAAACAAATTGCTGAAACGCTAGCTTCCACTCAAGGTATTTCCATCGATAAGCGCAAGATTGAGCTAGGTGAACCGATTCGCCATTTGGGAGTCTTCCAAGTAAGTATAAAACTACACACTGAAGTAAAGGCTACCCTTAAGGTTCAGGTAACGGAGGAGTAA
- the dnaB gene encoding replicative DNA helicase, with product MGGDLFFDRVPPQNLEAEQAVIGAVLLQDEALITAMERVNTEDFYDKAHQMIFEAMVQLGEESQPIDLVTLTSRLQDKGELEDIGGVSYLAKLAHAVPTAANVEYYAQIIEEKAMLRRLIRTATQIVSEGYTGGEDVADMLSDAERRILEISNRRSGSGFIAIRDVLMEVFDKVELLHQNKDKGGMSGIPTGFVDLDHMTNGFQRNDLIIVAARPSVGKTAFALNIAQNVAVRAKETVAIFSLEMSAPQLVQRMICAEANLDANTMRTGDFKSDDDWSKLTMGIQSLSEAEIYIDDTAGITVTDIRAKCRRLKKEKGLGMIVIDYLQLIQGRGKGGENRQQEVSDISRTLKQIARELDVPVIALSQLSRGVEQRQDKRPMMSDLRESGSIEQDADIVAFLYRDDYYNQDTEKKNIIEIIIAKQRNGPVGTVELVFLKNFNKFVNYERAHAEPFAG from the coding sequence ATGGGTGGAGATCTCTTTTTCGATCGGGTTCCCCCGCAGAATCTTGAGGCGGAGCAAGCGGTAATCGGTGCTGTTCTGTTGCAGGATGAAGCGCTCATTACTGCAATGGAACGGGTGAATACCGAAGACTTCTACGATAAAGCGCATCAAATGATTTTTGAGGCGATGGTGCAGCTCGGAGAAGAGAGCCAGCCGATTGATCTTGTTACGCTTACCTCAAGACTGCAGGACAAGGGAGAGCTTGAAGATATTGGCGGTGTTAGCTACTTAGCTAAGCTGGCGCATGCTGTGCCTACTGCGGCCAACGTAGAATACTACGCGCAGATTATTGAAGAAAAGGCTATGCTACGGCGTTTGATTCGTACAGCGACGCAGATCGTGAGCGAGGGTTACACGGGTGGCGAAGATGTTGCCGATATGCTGAGTGATGCAGAACGGCGAATTCTTGAAATCTCTAACCGGCGCAGCGGCAGTGGATTTATCGCAATCCGCGATGTTTTGATGGAAGTATTTGATAAGGTTGAACTCCTTCATCAGAATAAAGATAAGGGCGGCATGTCAGGTATTCCAACGGGATTTGTGGATTTAGACCATATGACTAATGGATTCCAGCGCAATGATTTGATCATTGTTGCAGCCCGTCCTTCTGTAGGTAAGACAGCATTCGCGCTAAATATTGCTCAGAATGTGGCAGTGCGTGCCAAAGAGACGGTTGCCATATTTAGTCTGGAAATGTCTGCACCGCAGCTAGTACAACGGATGATTTGTGCCGAAGCTAATCTGGATGCGAATACTATGCGTACCGGTGACTTCAAGAGTGATGATGATTGGTCGAAGCTGACAATGGGCATTCAATCCCTATCGGAGGCGGAGATTTATATCGATGATACAGCAGGGATTACTGTAACGGATATTCGTGCGAAATGTCGGAGGCTCAAGAAGGAAAAGGGCCTCGGGATGATCGTCATTGACTACTTGCAGCTCATTCAGGGCCGCGGTAAAGGCGGGGAAAACCGGCAACAGGAAGTATCGGATATATCCCGTACACTGAAGCAGATTGCCCGTGAATTGGACGTGCCGGTTATCGCCCTGTCACAGCTTAGCCGGGGTGTAGAGCAGCGTCAGGATAAACGACCAATGATGAGTGACTTGCGTGAATCCGGTTCTATCGAGCAGGATGCCGACATTGTTGCGTTCCTGTATCGTGACGACTATTACAATCAGGACACTGAGAAGAAAAATATTATTGAAATTATTATAGCTAAACAGCGTAATGGTCCCGTTGGGACAGTAGAGCTTGTCTTCCTCAAAAATTTCAACAAGTTCGTTAACTACGAGCGAGCACATGCAGAACCATTTGCTGGTTAA
- a CDS encoding MazG-like family protein, translating to MPKDLDVAKRAKVIEWLKTEVIDQVSRLFKALWEGSTTRVGDSLASLIMSSYILGRRLGIPYRQLDDLLLEKLRKHKQEGHQLEEWYQDISALEEHMRKR from the coding sequence GTGCCGAAGGATCTAGATGTAGCTAAACGCGCTAAGGTAATTGAATGGTTAAAAACAGAAGTGATTGACCAAGTTTCACGGTTATTTAAAGCGTTATGGGAAGGCAGTACTACCCGTGTGGGTGACAGCCTGGCTAGTTTGATTATGAGCTCTTATATATTGGGCCGCAGACTAGGGATTCCTTATCGTCAGTTAGATGACTTGCTACTCGAGAAGCTCAGAAAGCATAAGCAGGAAGGGCATCAGTTGGAAGAATGGTATCAAGATATATCTGCTTTAGAAGAACATATGCGTAAGAGGTGA
- a CDS encoding DUF2232 domain-containing protein, whose product MKFRWSSVAWSVAYLLLLLSLTTPLLIITTLFMIVPAVVLFTTLNTKQFVLHVLPVLLIVGLITPIYVLIAAYFLIPALVMGRWYKRHASAMSTVIAGTVTILGEFLLLLLLGTALFNFDLSNYVNDVLQMVNSPLSDLGTANPLFTDLGFTTEDVNKLSHMTVQMIPMTLIVSSFMIAVITHSIVRPILNSMNYAAPKMKPAREWRLSRSFIWYYLIGVVLQLFFAGSENNYILMISANLLPLLRIGFMIQAIGFFFFLAHERKWNKMAAILLAIPVILLPPLRIIGIIDLAFPLREYVTKSKR is encoded by the coding sequence TTGAAATTTCGCTGGTCATCTGTGGCTTGGAGTGTAGCATACTTACTTTTGCTGCTTAGTTTAACGACTCCACTGCTCATCATCACTACCTTATTTATGATTGTTCCGGCAGTAGTGTTATTCACTACGCTGAACACCAAACAATTCGTTCTACACGTATTACCGGTGTTGCTGATCGTTGGTCTGATTACACCTATTTATGTGCTGATCGCGGCGTATTTCTTAATACCTGCTCTGGTTATGGGACGTTGGTATAAAAGACATGCCTCAGCAATGTCTACCGTGATTGCGGGTACAGTTACAATTCTTGGAGAATTCTTGTTACTCTTATTACTCGGTACGGCGTTATTTAATTTTGATCTGTCTAACTATGTGAACGATGTGCTACAGATGGTTAACTCACCTCTGTCTGATCTCGGTACCGCTAATCCACTGTTTACTGATCTTGGGTTTACGACTGAGGATGTAAACAAGCTAAGTCATATGACGGTTCAAATGATCCCGATGACTCTAATCGTAAGCTCTTTCATGATAGCTGTCATTACGCATTCTATTGTCCGTCCGATTTTGAACAGTATGAATTATGCAGCGCCTAAGATGAAGCCTGCTCGTGAGTGGAGACTTTCTAGATCGTTTATTTGGTATTATTTGATTGGTGTGGTTCTTCAGCTCTTCTTCGCAGGATCGGAGAATAATTACATCCTCATGATTTCTGCCAATCTGCTGCCGTTGCTGCGAATTGGCTTTATGATTCAGGCGATTGGATTCTTCTTCTTCCTGGCGCATGAACGCAAATGGAACAAGATGGCTGCTATTCTGCTAGCAATTCCGGTCATTTTACTACCGCCGCTACGCATTATTGGTATTATTGATCTTGCTTTCCCACTGCGGGAGTATGTGACGAAATCGAAACGATAG
- a CDS encoding CBS domain-containing protein produces MNIAFFLLPKQEVACVTIDSTLRQTLERMEFHRYTAVPILNRNGEYAGTVTEGDLLWYMKESEGKVTFENASKFLLKDLPLRMNNRPVSIDADMEDLINLAKVQNFVPVVDDMNRFIGIVRRSQVIEYCEKFVSKQSQESL; encoded by the coding sequence ATGAATATTGCATTTTTTTTACTTCCGAAACAGGAAGTCGCTTGCGTAACGATCGATTCAACGCTACGCCAAACGCTGGAGAGGATGGAGTTCCACCGTTACACTGCTGTCCCTATTCTGAACCGAAATGGAGAATATGCTGGCACGGTTACAGAGGGTGATCTGCTCTGGTATATGAAGGAATCCGAGGGCAAGGTTACTTTCGAGAACGCTTCAAAATTCTTACTTAAAGATTTGCCGTTAAGGATGAATAACAGACCTGTCTCGATTGATGCGGATATGGAAGATCTGATTAATTTGGCTAAGGTACAGAACTTTGTTCCTGTAGTCGATGATATGAACCGGTTTATTGGTATTGTTCGCCGGAGTCAAGTCATAGAATATTGCGAGAAATTTGTATCAAAACAATCACAAGAGTCATTATAG